Proteins from a genomic interval of Sphingomonas sp. Y38-1Y:
- a CDS encoding glycosyltransferase: protein MRIAILAHLRQPIAEPFAGGMESHCWHLVRGLADRGHEVVLFASGDSDAAFTIDPVVQEHYERAFPWHVYRGSAVLTGYLDAAYGAACDRIERGGFEVVHNNSLHRFPLEPRRTAKVPTVTSLHVPPYDALHWFVNASATPGHRLTVTSRRQLDAWWPSGAPPEASVLHNGIDPSRWPFVANGNGEAVWCGRLAPNKGPHLAIDAARLAGIPLTLFGAIEDTDYFAAEVRPRLGSSIRYGGHLNGAALAAELGRASVFVFTPCWDEPFGLVAIEAMACGLPVAAFDMGAASEVVGDGGVMAAPNDVQALAKSIVGALAIPRHVPHDRVRRCFTHDIWLNGCEALYRAASTNSRNT from the coding sequence GTGAGGATCGCCATTCTCGCGCACCTGCGCCAGCCGATCGCCGAGCCGTTCGCGGGCGGCATGGAATCGCACTGCTGGCATCTCGTGCGCGGGCTCGCCGATCGCGGGCATGAGGTGGTGCTGTTCGCGTCGGGCGACAGCGATGCCGCGTTCACGATCGATCCGGTGGTACAAGAGCATTACGAGCGTGCCTTTCCGTGGCATGTCTATCGTGGATCGGCGGTACTGACGGGGTATCTCGACGCAGCATATGGCGCCGCGTGCGACCGCATTGAACGGGGCGGCTTCGAGGTCGTTCACAACAACAGCCTGCATCGCTTCCCGCTCGAGCCCCGACGAACCGCAAAGGTGCCGACCGTCACGTCGCTCCACGTGCCGCCCTATGACGCGCTGCACTGGTTCGTGAACGCAAGTGCCACCCCGGGGCACCGCTTGACCGTCACGTCGCGGCGACAGCTGGATGCCTGGTGGCCGAGCGGCGCCCCGCCGGAAGCATCGGTCCTGCACAACGGTATCGACCCCTCACGCTGGCCGTTCGTTGCAAACGGGAACGGTGAAGCGGTCTGGTGCGGACGGCTCGCGCCAAACAAGGGACCGCATCTGGCCATCGATGCCGCCAGGCTGGCCGGCATACCGCTGACGTTGTTCGGCGCGATCGAGGATACCGACTATTTCGCTGCCGAAGTCCGCCCGCGCCTTGGCTCATCCATCCGCTATGGTGGGCACCTGAACGGCGCGGCGCTCGCAGCGGAGCTTGGCCGCGCATCGGTGTTCGTCTTCACGCCGTGCTGGGACGAGCCCTTTGGCCTCGTCGCGATCGAAGCCATGGCGTGCGGCCTCCCCGTGGCTGCCTTCGACATGGGTGCAGCGTCGGAGGTTGTGGGGGACGGCGGGGTAATGGCCGCGCCAAATGACGTTCAGGCGTTGGCGAAGTCGATCGTCGGCGCTTTGGCGATCCCGAGGCATGTGCCGCATGACCGGGTCCGGCGTTGCTTCACCCACGACATCTGGCTCAATGGCTGTGAGGCGCTGTACCGCGCCGCGAGCACGAACAGCCGGAATACATAG
- a CDS encoding glycosyltransferase yields MNMISVVTLARGRADHLANVVRGLCRQTRLPDELIIAVMQEELYLLPEAPFPIHQIRIVADELPLAAARNAAAAKACGESVIFLDMDCIPTPDLVADYASGLEALDGLIMGEVMYLPGGATAGDWTYDGFAAVAERHSDRRGPPPHGIEICPDYRCFWSLSFAMRRATFLGSGGFDERYAGYGGEDTDFGKMLSLAGVPIAWIKGALAYHQYHPHHMPPVHHLDSVVRNAELFETKWGYRTMGHWLHAFRLMGLVDDTPGMPIRILRRPNEADLALTGQQSHMPYANSARVLRMLEAEANATQVSVAA; encoded by the coding sequence ATGAACATGATTTCAGTCGTCACGCTCGCTCGTGGCCGCGCCGACCACCTCGCCAACGTCGTGCGGGGTCTTTGCCGCCAGACGCGCCTGCCCGACGAACTGATCATCGCGGTGATGCAGGAAGAGCTCTATTTGCTGCCGGAGGCGCCCTTCCCCATCCATCAGATCCGCATCGTGGCCGACGAGCTGCCGCTTGCCGCCGCGCGCAACGCCGCCGCGGCAAAGGCCTGCGGCGAGAGCGTGATCTTCCTCGACATGGATTGCATCCCGACGCCCGACCTCGTCGCCGATTACGCCAGCGGGCTCGAGGCGCTAGACGGTCTCATCATGGGCGAGGTCATGTACCTGCCCGGCGGTGCGACGGCGGGCGATTGGACGTATGACGGTTTCGCCGCGGTGGCTGAGCGGCATTCGGACCGGCGCGGCCCGCCCCCGCACGGGATCGAGATCTGCCCCGATTATCGCTGCTTCTGGTCGCTCAGTTTCGCGATGCGCAGAGCGACGTTCCTGGGTAGCGGGGGCTTCGACGAGCGCTATGCCGGCTATGGCGGCGAGGACACCGATTTCGGGAAGATGCTGAGCCTGGCGGGCGTGCCGATCGCCTGGATCAAGGGCGCGCTCGCCTATCATCAATATCATCCACACCACATGCCGCCCGTCCATCACCTCGACAGCGTCGTCCGCAATGCAGAGCTGTTCGAGACAAAATGGGGATATCGGACAATGGGGCACTGGCTGCACGCCTTTCGCCTGATGGGGCTGGTCGACGACACGCCGGGTATGCCGATCCGCATCCTGCGCCGCCCGAACGAGGCCGACCTCGCACTGACCGGTCAGCAGAGCCACATGCCCTATGCCAACTCGGCCCGCGTCCTGCGCATGCTTGAGGCGGAGGCGAACGCGACGCAGGTGTCGGTCGCGGCGTGA
- a CDS encoding acyl-CoA dehydrogenase, with protein MTDLRREITARSTLLDSFDDPADAETMLGLLRILYQAGRADLPLGRLFEGHVDALQIVNRYGDAKQRERAAAAVVGGGAFGVWNADLAGEPLRIDELRLTGGKSFASGAGLISHALVSVDVAGGRQLLLVDLARTPPQIDRTFWQVAGMQRSETHVVRWHDALVAAQDLIGAPGDYVREPWFSGGALRFAAVQAGGIAALLDHVASHLVATGRANDPHQAGRLAALYGLAEAAAGAIRTAATGWFADEASRLPLVAAARAAVYGAGGPAIELAEQAVGVQSLFAAHPLAAAITDLSMYLRQPAPDAQRMQVGAAIAAGTLTACL; from the coding sequence GTGACTGACCTACGTCGCGAAATTACTGCTCGATCGACGCTGCTAGACAGCTTCGACGATCCTGCCGATGCCGAAACGATGCTTGGGTTGTTGCGGATCCTTTACCAGGCCGGCCGAGCCGATCTGCCGCTCGGGCGATTGTTCGAGGGGCATGTCGATGCTTTGCAGATCGTCAACCGATATGGAGACGCGAAGCAGCGCGAGCGCGCAGCCGCGGCAGTGGTGGGCGGCGGAGCGTTCGGCGTGTGGAACGCGGACTTGGCAGGCGAGCCACTGCGGATTGATGAATTGCGTTTAACTGGCGGCAAGAGCTTTGCGAGTGGTGCGGGCCTGATTTCGCATGCGCTGGTGAGCGTAGACGTCGCGGGTGGCCGCCAACTGCTGCTCGTCGATCTCGCGCGTACGCCTCCGCAGATAGACCGGACGTTTTGGCAGGTGGCTGGAATGCAGCGGTCGGAGACCCATGTTGTAAGATGGCACGATGCACTGGTTGCGGCCCAAGACTTGATCGGCGCGCCTGGTGATTATGTGCGCGAGCCATGGTTCAGCGGCGGTGCGCTGCGCTTTGCAGCGGTGCAGGCGGGAGGCATCGCGGCATTGCTCGACCATGTGGCCTCGCACCTCGTCGCCACTGGTCGCGCGAACGATCCGCATCAGGCAGGGCGCCTGGCCGCGCTCTACGGCCTCGCCGAGGCGGCAGCCGGCGCTATCCGCACCGCTGCGACGGGTTGGTTCGCCGACGAGGCGTCGCGCCTGCCGCTAGTCGCTGCCGCTCGCGCGGCCGTATACGGGGCGGGTGGTCCTGCGATCGAACTCGCCGAGCAGGCGGTGGGTGTGCAATCGCTTTTCGCGGCTCATCCGCTTGCTGCCGCAATCACCGACTTGTCTATGTACCTACGCCAGCCTGCCCCCGATGCGCAGCGAATGCAGGTGGGCGCTGCTATCGCGGCGGGAACGCTCACGGCGTGCCTATGA
- a CDS encoding catalase, which produces MSDMKTTLGNGGERHQQATGDAAVLTTNHGVPIGDNQNSLKSGARGPTLLEDFVLREKIFHFDHERIPERIVHARGSGAHGVFEATADISDLSKAAVFTKGEQTEVFVRFSTVAGGAGSVDTPRDVRGFAVKFYTREGNWDLVGNNIPVFFIQDAIKFPDLVHSVKMEADRAYPQAGSAHDTFWDWASLMPETTHMLMWAMSDRTLPRSFRTMEGFGVHTFKLVNAEGKASFVKFHWKPRLGLQSTIWDEALKLQAADNDYQRRDLWEAIDTGAFPQWDLGIQVFDQAFAEAQPYDVLDATKLIPEDDVPVRIIGTLTLNRNPDNFFAETEQVAFLPTNIVPGIDFSNDPLLQGRLFSYLDTQNSRLGTTNFHQIPINAPRCPFGNFQRDGKMQTHVPKGRANYEPNSLAAHGEDGGPRESKERGFATVNAATGPDEAGDKLRIRADLFADHYSQARLFYRSQTENEQAHIASSFVFELSKVGLLDQVPPRMVANLRNVDEDLAKRVADGLGIELPEKAAAAREPVDMTPSDALSIHKNMKNSLEGRSVGILYTDGSDGSQIDAVIAAVGAAKGKAVLVAPKVGGATLADGSKRKADGQLAGSPSQIFDAVAVVLSEEGCAALVKEAAAIQFVMDAFGHLKGIGASDAAKPLLDKAGIEVDEGVTALDDAFIEAASKRFYDREPGLRMLA; this is translated from the coding sequence ATGAGCGACATGAAGACGACTTTGGGCAATGGCGGTGAGCGCCACCAGCAGGCGACTGGCGACGCCGCGGTCCTGACGACAAACCACGGCGTGCCGATCGGCGACAATCAGAACAGCCTGAAGTCGGGCGCACGTGGGCCCACGCTGCTGGAGGATTTCGTCCTTCGCGAGAAGATCTTCCACTTTGATCATGAGCGCATCCCCGAGCGGATCGTTCACGCCCGCGGTTCCGGCGCGCACGGCGTGTTCGAGGCGACGGCGGATATCAGCGATCTGTCGAAGGCGGCGGTGTTCACCAAGGGTGAGCAGACCGAGGTTTTCGTCCGCTTCTCGACGGTTGCCGGCGGCGCTGGATCGGTCGACACGCCGCGCGACGTGCGCGGCTTCGCGGTCAAATTTTATACCAGGGAGGGCAATTGGGACCTGGTCGGCAACAACATTCCGGTCTTCTTCATCCAGGATGCGATCAAGTTTCCTGACCTGGTCCACTCGGTGAAGATGGAGGCCGATCGCGCCTATCCGCAGGCGGGCAGCGCGCACGACACCTTCTGGGACTGGGCAAGCCTGATGCCCGAGACGACGCACATGCTGATGTGGGCGATGTCCGATCGCACGCTGCCGCGCTCCTTCCGGACAATGGAGGGGTTCGGCGTGCATACTTTCAAGCTCGTCAATGCCGAGGGGAAGGCGAGCTTCGTCAAGTTTCACTGGAAGCCGCGGCTGGGCCTTCAGTCCACGATCTGGGACGAGGCGTTGAAGCTCCAGGCCGCAGACAACGACTATCAGCGCCGCGACCTTTGGGAAGCGATCGACACCGGCGCGTTCCCGCAATGGGATCTGGGCATCCAGGTGTTCGACCAAGCCTTTGCCGAGGCGCAGCCCTATGACGTGCTCGACGCGACCAAGCTGATCCCCGAGGATGACGTGCCCGTTCGGATCATCGGCACGCTGACGCTCAACCGAAATCCCGACAATTTCTTCGCCGAGACCGAGCAGGTCGCGTTCCTGCCGACCAATATCGTGCCGGGCATCGACTTCTCGAACGATCCGCTGCTGCAGGGGCGGCTGTTCAGCTACCTCGACACCCAGAATTCGCGACTGGGGACGACCAACTTCCACCAGATCCCGATCAACGCGCCGCGCTGTCCGTTCGGCAATTTCCAGCGCGACGGCAAGATGCAGACCCATGTCCCCAAGGGCCGTGCAAACTACGAACCCAACAGCCTTGCCGCGCATGGCGAGGATGGCGGACCGCGCGAGAGCAAGGAGCGGGGGTTCGCGACCGTGAACGCCGCAACTGGTCCCGATGAAGCGGGCGACAAGCTACGCATCCGTGCCGATCTGTTCGCCGACCATTACAGCCAGGCGCGACTTTTCTATCGCTCGCAGACCGAAAACGAGCAGGCGCATATCGCTTCGTCCTTCGTCTTCGAGCTGTCAAAGGTGGGATTGCTCGACCAGGTGCCGCCGCGAATGGTCGCCAACCTGCGCAACGTCGATGAGGATTTGGCAAAGCGCGTGGCAGACGGTCTCGGCATCGAGCTGCCGGAGAAGGCAGCGGCAGCGCGTGAGCCGGTCGATATGACCCCGTCCGACGCCTTGTCGATCCACAAGAACATGAAGAACTCGCTGGAGGGTCGCAGCGTCGGTATCCTCTACACCGATGGTAGTGATGGTTCGCAGATCGACGCAGTGATCGCCGCCGTCGGGGCCGCGAAGGGCAAGGCGGTACTGGTCGCCCCCAAGGTCGGCGGCGCCACGCTGGCCGACGGGTCGAAGCGCAAGGCCGACGGGCAGCTCGCGGGGTCTCCGAGCCAGATCTTCGATGCGGTCGCAGTGGTGCTTTCGGAGGAGGGCTGTGCGGCGTTGGTAAAGGAAGCCGCCGCAATCCAGTTTGTGATGGACGCGTTTGGCCATCTGAAAGGGATCGGTGCTAGCGATGCGGCCAAGCCCCTCCTCGACAAGGCAGGGATCGAAGTCGATGAAGGCGTGACCGCTCTGGACGACGCCTTCATCGAAGCGGCCAGCAAGCGCTTCTATGATCGCGAGCCTGGTTTGCGCATGTTAGCCTAA
- a CDS encoding alpha/beta hydrolase: protein MMLRRARPALAILLGSLIGACSPLTTFNRLVPKDRGGELVARDLSYGPDARQRLDVYAPQGECGAPRPVVVFFYGGSWNSGTRRGYAFVGRALAARGFVTVIPDYRLVPKVRYPAFVEDGAAAVRWATEHAGTYCGDKRSIVLMGHSAGAYIAAMLAVDQRWLGNTRAAVKGLVGLAGPYDFAPFDVEASRAAFGQVPDPADTQPVTFAGAGDPPAMLLYGATDTVVLPRNSEALAARLRAGGVAVDSRAYPKLGHVGIVLALARPFRGRAPVLDDVSTFVRRVTHGIIATSVDTGQNEP, encoded by the coding sequence ATGATGCTTCGACGTGCGCGCCCAGCCCTTGCGATCCTGCTCGGGTCGCTGATCGGGGCGTGCTCGCCGCTCACGACCTTCAATCGGCTGGTGCCGAAGGATCGCGGCGGCGAGCTCGTTGCCCGAGACCTCTCCTACGGCCCGGACGCGCGCCAGCGGCTGGACGTATATGCACCCCAGGGCGAATGCGGCGCGCCGCGGCCGGTCGTGGTCTTCTTCTATGGCGGCAGCTGGAACAGCGGGACACGCCGCGGCTATGCGTTCGTCGGGCGTGCACTCGCTGCACGTGGCTTCGTGACCGTGATACCGGATTATCGGTTGGTCCCCAAGGTCCGCTACCCCGCCTTTGTCGAGGATGGTGCCGCGGCCGTTCGCTGGGCGACCGAGCACGCTGGCACCTATTGCGGGGACAAGAGGTCGATCGTGCTGATGGGCCATTCGGCCGGCGCCTATATTGCCGCGATGCTGGCCGTGGACCAGCGCTGGCTAGGGAACACGCGCGCCGCCGTGAAGGGCCTGGTCGGGCTTGCGGGACCTTATGACTTTGCGCCGTTTGATGTCGAGGCGAGCCGTGCCGCATTCGGACAGGTGCCGGACCCGGCGGATACCCAGCCCGTGACCTTTGCCGGGGCGGGCGACCCACCCGCGATGCTGCTGTACGGGGCCACCGATACCGTCGTGCTGCCGCGCAACAGCGAGGCGCTGGCCGCACGACTGCGCGCTGGCGGCGTGGCGGTCGATAGCCGCGCCTATCCCAAGCTGGGCCATGTCGGGATCGTACTTGCCCTCGCCCGTCCCTTTCGAGGCCGCGC
- a CDS encoding glycosyltransferase, whose translation MTQPIGYFVHHQGRGHAERLAAIAHALPETRPLTVFCARDDIFPALPPSVEIIKLPSLFEATGQERGTMDWVPTPDTLHCAPLGWPGIRRAMAIMTEWFDRADPALMISDVSAEVAQLARICSVPHVKILQHGDRSDPGHRAAYDGAAGLIAPFHAALAQPDWTEAWRAKTCFAGGLGVDTRVPEREVARQRIGVGVDEEMILVLSGGGGSGFAQAPIGVGARARPGARWITIGNVQRDWHATEPANVEHRGWVEEAADHIAAADLIVASTGNTTCQQILAAGRPWLAVPEWRYFDEQHRKADALGAAGAATVRPYLPASAHGWTAALAETLANHCPAKQRVMIDDAPAECVARWLEALADRLWNAEPIHNTTDDGALIP comes from the coding sequence ATGACGCAACCAATCGGCTATTTCGTTCACCACCAGGGTCGCGGTCATGCCGAGCGCCTTGCCGCGATCGCGCATGCGCTTCCCGAAACGCGGCCGCTGACCGTCTTCTGCGCGCGCGACGACATCTTCCCTGCGCTGCCGCCAAGCGTGGAGATCATCAAGCTGCCCTCATTGTTCGAGGCGACGGGACAGGAGCGGGGCACGATGGACTGGGTGCCCACGCCAGACACGCTGCACTGTGCGCCGCTCGGCTGGCCCGGCATCCGCCGGGCGATGGCGATCATGACCGAATGGTTCGACCGCGCCGATCCCGCGCTGATGATCAGCGACGTGTCGGCCGAGGTTGCGCAGCTTGCCCGCATCTGTTCGGTTCCGCACGTCAAGATCCTTCAGCATGGCGATCGCAGCGATCCGGGTCATCGGGCGGCCTATGACGGCGCCGCAGGCCTGATCGCGCCGTTCCATGCAGCACTCGCGCAACCCGACTGGACCGAAGCGTGGCGCGCCAAGACCTGCTTCGCCGGCGGGCTCGGCGTCGACACGCGCGTCCCCGAACGCGAAGTCGCGCGCCAACGGATCGGCGTGGGCGTGGACGAGGAGATGATCCTCGTCCTGTCGGGCGGCGGCGGCTCAGGCTTTGCACAGGCGCCGATCGGGGTCGGTGCCCGCGCGCGGCCGGGTGCACGATGGATCACGATCGGCAACGTCCAGCGCGATTGGCACGCCACCGAGCCTGCCAATGTCGAGCATCGCGGCTGGGTCGAGGAAGCCGCCGACCATATCGCCGCCGCTGACCTAATCGTCGCCTCTACCGGCAACACGACCTGCCAGCAGATCCTCGCCGCCGGGCGCCCCTGGCTGGCAGTCCCTGAATGGCGCTATTTCGACGAGCAGCATCGCAAGGCTGACGCGCTCGGGGCAGCCGGCGCGGCGACGGTGCGGCCCTATCTGCCGGCCTCCGCACATGGCTGGACCGCCGCGCTTGCCGAAACACTGGCGAACCACTGCCCCGCCAAGCAGCGGGTCATGATCGACGATGCGCCAGCCGAGTGCGTCGCCCGGTGGCTCGAGGCGCTGGCTGATCGGCTCTGGAACGCTGAACCGATCCACAACACCACCGACGACGGAGCCCTGATCCCATGA
- a CDS encoding HAD-IIB family hydrolase, which produces MEAALAQARHPDVRQVTLVTRRFDDDRLGREYAQLYEKIAANAAIVRIATPNPSYLEKEALAAELPAFIESFCAYIADLELRPDVIHAHFADAAAVAAIVERRFGIPFVYTPHALGLDKQRQGFECPSLFARIESERAAIRHASAIIVSTKEEASRQLGAYGVALGTRARIIPPGAPAKRLTGEPTIVDALGNWLSNPDKPIILAIARPVAKKNLAALIRAYASDSVLIENANLVILAGQHDHASDEEAAIVAGLRKVAGSPELRGRIALPPRHSAADVAALYDRASKGGLFVNPALHEPFGLTLLEAAAAGVPVVSTKRGGAAEIVNNLGHGLLIDPTDEPAIAAAMREILGDPVRRRRFAAAAKRGAKAYDWSRYAAASISAYADLAEPGLLACDIDNTLTGNRRAAASFAAWRSASAMPFVVATGRSLRMAQAILAEWGLPVPDAFIVDVGTRLMLPDGQGDWRECPDFAAALDREWDRKAVEAALGDLELDLQPPQTAGPHKLSYFGDEAEAMRIRSALASAGVTAQVIFSHGRLIDVIAPAGGKANAIASYAARLGLSLAECIAAGDSGNDADMLAACGNAIIVGNASEELADLPERAGLYRAAALNADGVIEGLARLGLAVLPTAKVA; this is translated from the coding sequence GTGGAAGCGGCGCTGGCACAAGCGCGACATCCAGACGTGCGGCAGGTCACCCTTGTCACCCGACGCTTCGATGATGATCGACTTGGCCGCGAATATGCCCAGCTGTATGAAAAGATTGCGGCAAACGCCGCGATCGTCCGCATTGCGACGCCCAACCCCAGCTATCTGGAGAAGGAAGCACTCGCAGCTGAGTTGCCGGCCTTTATCGAGAGCTTCTGCGCATATATCGCCGACCTTGAGCTTCGACCTGACGTCATCCATGCTCACTTCGCCGACGCCGCTGCCGTTGCAGCAATCGTCGAGCGCCGCTTCGGCATTCCCTTCGTCTACACGCCGCACGCCCTTGGCCTCGACAAGCAGCGTCAGGGCTTCGAGTGCCCATCGCTTTTCGCCCGGATCGAAAGCGAACGTGCCGCGATCCGCCATGCCTCCGCGATCATCGTATCGACGAAGGAAGAGGCATCGCGCCAGCTTGGCGCCTATGGCGTTGCTCTGGGCACCCGCGCGCGCATTATCCCGCCTGGCGCACCGGCGAAACGCCTGACGGGCGAGCCGACGATCGTCGACGCGCTTGGCAATTGGCTATCAAACCCGGACAAGCCGATCATCCTGGCGATCGCGAGACCGGTCGCGAAGAAGAACCTCGCCGCGCTGATCCGTGCATACGCCAGCGATTCGGTACTGATCGAGAACGCCAATCTGGTCATCCTTGCCGGTCAGCACGATCATGCGAGCGACGAGGAAGCGGCCATTGTGGCTGGCTTGCGCAAGGTCGCCGGATCGCCCGAGCTCCGCGGCCGGATCGCGCTGCCGCCGCGCCACTCGGCTGCGGACGTTGCGGCACTCTATGATCGAGCGTCAAAGGGCGGTCTGTTCGTCAATCCGGCGCTTCATGAGCCGTTCGGCCTGACCCTTTTGGAAGCGGCTGCCGCGGGCGTGCCCGTGGTCTCCACTAAGCGCGGCGGCGCGGCGGAAATCGTCAATAACCTCGGCCATGGCCTGCTGATCGACCCGACCGATGAGCCTGCCATCGCGGCGGCGATGCGCGAAATCCTGGGCGATCCGGTACGGCGCCGCAGGTTCGCGGCGGCGGCGAAGCGCGGCGCCAAGGCATACGACTGGAGCCGATATGCCGCCGCGTCGATATCGGCCTATGCCGATCTTGCGGAACCCGGCCTGCTCGCGTGCGACATCGACAACACGCTAACAGGGAATCGCCGCGCAGCGGCGTCCTTTGCAGCATGGCGAAGCGCGTCGGCTATGCCCTTTGTCGTCGCGACCGGACGCTCCCTACGGATGGCGCAGGCGATCCTTGCCGAATGGGGGCTGCCGGTTCCCGACGCCTTCATCGTCGATGTCGGAACCCGGCTCATGCTGCCTGATGGTCAGGGCGATTGGCGTGAATGCCCGGACTTCGCGGCCGCGCTTGACCGGGAATGGGATCGCAAGGCAGTTGAAGCGGCGCTTGGCGATCTCGAGCTCGATTTGCAGCCGCCCCAAACCGCGGGACCGCACAAGCTCAGCTATTTCGGCGACGAAGCGGAAGCGATGCGTATCCGGTCCGCACTGGCATCTGCCGGCGTCACGGCCCAGGTGATCTTCTCGCACGGTCGGCTCATCGACGTCATCGCGCCGGCCGGCGGCAAGGCCAACGCCATTGCCAGCTACGCCGCACGCCTGGGGTTGAGCCTCGCTGAATGCATCGCCGCGGGGGACAGCGGCAATGACGCCGACATGCTTGCCGCTTGCGGCAATGCGATCATCGTCGGAAATGCGAGCGAGGAGCTGGCCGACTTGCCCGAACGGGCCGGCCTCTACCGAGCGGCGGCCTTGAACGCGGACGGTGTGATCGAGGGGCTGGCGCGGTTGGGCCTGGCTGTTCTGCCGACGGCGAAGGTAGCATGA
- a CDS encoding glycosyltransferase codes for MCRLAACQGWRLQYVGGIPLLELGLFNSAAGPVHVVDPYQRMKRLVPLNVGYAHRSELSIDWRGTTVPIAICVPARDEATALPKLFAALEQMVRSDVAPRLCLLLDSCTDASVAVARDYAVNASLPVFVEQVSDLAPNAGRARHQAMVLGERCLNGAGVLLTTDADSTPAADWLQTMVSALHHADVVAGKVIRKVTRSNPVQDRLEAYYDALYAFRRTLDPVAWDATNTHHHSSGANLGLFVESYRSLGGFMALASGEDALLIDDAARAGLHVRRDAASVVYTSDRRFGRVTDGLAGSLRALDRNGEIVEVTHPGDAAWQYSFHAIARSSFESGDFSKLAAGVELAIDHIRGVARDCPNGEAFAMRVVPTVPGGMRCVSLGVAEVELATLIAGRLAA; via the coding sequence ATGTGCCGGCTCGCAGCATGCCAGGGATGGCGGCTGCAATATGTTGGTGGCATCCCGCTTCTTGAACTTGGCTTGTTCAACTCTGCCGCTGGCCCTGTGCACGTTGTTGATCCGTATCAACGCATGAAGCGGCTCGTGCCGTTAAACGTAGGTTATGCGCACAGGTCTGAATTGAGCATCGACTGGCGAGGAACAACGGTTCCAATTGCCATTTGTGTGCCCGCTCGCGACGAGGCGACGGCGCTTCCCAAGCTGTTCGCCGCCTTGGAACAGATGGTCCGGAGCGATGTCGCACCCCGGCTCTGCCTTCTGCTGGACAGCTGCACTGACGCAAGCGTAGCAGTGGCTCGGGATTACGCCGTCAACGCGTCGCTCCCGGTGTTCGTCGAACAGGTGAGTGACCTGGCGCCGAACGCAGGTCGCGCGCGTCATCAGGCTATGGTTCTTGGTGAGCGTTGCCTCAACGGTGCCGGCGTGCTGCTGACCACTGATGCGGACAGCACGCCTGCCGCAGATTGGCTGCAAACGATGGTGAGCGCGCTGCATCACGCGGACGTCGTTGCGGGTAAGGTCATCCGGAAAGTAACTCGATCGAACCCTGTTCAGGATCGGCTCGAAGCGTATTACGATGCGTTGTACGCGTTTCGACGAACGCTCGACCCGGTAGCTTGGGACGCGACGAACACGCATCATCATTCGAGCGGTGCGAACCTCGGACTCTTCGTCGAGAGCTATCGCTCGTTGGGCGGGTTCATGGCTCTTGCAAGCGGCGAGGACGCGCTTTTGATTGATGATGCGGCACGCGCGGGTCTGCACGTTCGACGGGATGCCGCCAGCGTCGTCTATACATCCGACCGGCGCTTTGGTCGCGTAACAGACGGCTTGGCGGGGAGCCTTCGTGCGCTCGATCGAAATGGAGAGATAGTGGAGGTGACCCATCCTGGCGATGCTGCTTGGCAGTACAGCTTCCATGCCATCGCGCGTTCCTCTTTTGAAAGCGGCGACTTCTCCAAATTGGCTGCCGGCGTTGAGCTCGCCATCGATCATATCAGGGGCGTGGCTCGGGACTGTCCCAACGGCGAAGCCTTCGCCATGCGGGTTGTCCCCACGGTGCCCGGCGGAATGCGATGCGTGTCTTTGGGGGTCGCTGAGGTCGAACTGGCCACGTTGATCGCCGGACGGCTGGCAGCGTGA